The Setaria italica strain Yugu1 chromosome IX, Setaria_italica_v2.0, whole genome shotgun sequence genome has a window encoding:
- the LOC105915144 gene encoding cell death-inducing p53-target protein 1-like, protein MEGAEPGPPLPHGPGARPANHGGRRVWTSPPPAMEAPSQDLAPQPWSVPRSDLAYPGCEELTPLAIGTGRDAPGARPRQRSWPRESAPPPRTGSLAGGHGELAPCTELKLVGGHAGPTVKPGQRFPRTLT, encoded by the coding sequence ATGGAGGGCGCCGAGCCTGGACCTCCCCTCCCCCATGGCCCTGGAGCTCGGCCCGCCAACCATGGAGGGCGCCGCGTTTGGACCTCGCCACCACCGGCCATGGAGGCGCCGTCCCAGGACCTCGCTCCCCAGCCATGGAGCGTGCCGCGCTCGGACCTCGCCTACCCCGGGTGCGAGGAGCTCACCCCGCTAGCCATAGGCACCGGGCGTGACGCCCCGGGAGCTCGACCCCGCCAGCGGTCGTGGCCGCGGGAGAGCGCGCCGCCCCCTAGGACAGGCTCCCTTGCCGGAGGCCATGGGGAGCTGGCCCCTTGCACGGAGCTCAAGCTCGTCGGCGGCCACGCTGGCCCCACGGTCAAGCCCGGCCAACGCTTCCCTCGCACGCTCACGTGA
- the LOC101755127 gene encoding CASP-like protein 5A3 gives MRASRPAVHPVEAPPPAPAAAAQAQGQGQGQGEGIAHPRGVRMKDPPGAPGTPAGLGLRLAQAFFAAAALAVMASTNDFPSVSAFSYLVAAAILQCLWSLSLAFVDIYALLVKRSLRNARAVCIFTIGDGITGTLTLGAACASAGITVLIGNDLNICAENHCASFETATAMAFISWFALAPSCILNFWSMASR, from the exons ATGCGGGCGAGCCGGCCGGCGGTGCACCCggtggaggcgccgccgccggcgccggccgcggcggcgcaggcgcaggggcaggggcaggggcagggggAGGGCATCGCGCACCCGCGCGGGGTGCGGATGAAGGAtccgccgggggcgccggggaCGCCCGCGGGGCTGGGTCTACGCCTCGCGCAGgccttcttcgccgccgccgcactcgCCGTCATGGCGTCCACCAACGACTTCCCGTCCGTCTCCGCCTTCAG CTACCTTGTCGCCGCAGCCATTTTGCAGTGCTTGTGGAGCCTTTCGCTAGCCTTCGTCGACATTTATGCACTTCTTGTCAAGCGATCTTTAAGGAATGCTCGAGCTGTATGTATATTTACTATCGGAGATGGG ATCACAGGTACACTAACCCTGGGCGCAGCATGTGCGTCAGCAGGAATCACTGTTCTCATTGGTAATGATCTCAACATATGTGCAGAGAATCACTGTGCAAGTTTCGAGACTGCCACGGCGATGGCTTTCATAAGCTGGTTTGCGCTCGCGCCATCCTGTATCTTGAATTTCTGGTCCATGGCCTCCAGATGA